TGAAGAAATTTCCTCTTTTTAGGATTTGAAAAGCATTCGAATTATCGAATTGGGATTGTACTCTTCAAGTTGTTTTTCCAAACTTTCCCTGGAATCGCTTTGTTCCGAAGCTTTTTGCGCGGTGATTGGAATGATCTGCGCTTTTCTGATTGCCTAACTCCCACTCGAAAACAAAGTCCACAGTCGTGCCCATGAGAGAAGAACTAGACAAAGATTTAGAAGAAGAGATAGAGCCTAGGGAGATGAACCCTACGGAGTATCGTCTCTTGACCCTGCTCTTTAATTTCTTCCGATTTCCTGACGGTCTCACTCTGACCTCGCTCAGAAAGATCATGGAAGGATTTTACGATAACGAGAACAAGGACTCGGATCGCAGAAAGTTATCTAGAGATATCGAGGAGTTGGGCACCTTAGGTTTTCCTATCAAATACTATCCTCAGAAGAACGGAAAGGATTATGTGTACGTTCTTACTAAGGATCCTTTGGCAAAAACGCTCAAGTTCAGCGAAGAAGAATTGAGAGAGATCTCAGCGCTCCTGCTCAAAGGATATTCTGAAACTCCTAAATACGAATTATATACTGCTTCTAGAAAGATCTTCGCAAGAGACCTGGAATATTTTCCCGAGTTAAAAGAAAATCCGCAAGATCTTAAGGAAGAAGCGGGTGAGGCCGCTTTTCAGATCATGGATGCTCTCAAGAACAAGAGCCCGATCCGAATTCGATATTATAAAACCTTCCCTGAAGATGCCTATTGGAAAGAAGCCGATCCGATTCGTTTGATCCGAAAAGGGGGCCAGGACCACTATCTGCTCGCTTACGATCGCGAAGAAAAAGCTAAGAAAAGATTCATCCTTCCTAAGATCCTTACTGTAGAAATATTGCAGGGGGATCTTCTTTACCAAGCTAGAGGAGCTAAAAAGGAAACCGAAGAGGACAGGATCGTGCATGCTGCATTATTTCCTGTGCATGATCCCAAAACGGTGGAATGGATTTGCAGAGAAGAAGGTCTCGAGAAAGCGAAACTATTCCTGACAGGCCTTCCTTATGAGGAGAAGGAGAATGTGCTTCGCTTTCATTCCACGAACTTGGAAGGTCTACTTCCATTTCTTTGGAGATGGCCGGATGCATTGGAATCTTTGGAACCGAAAGAATTAAAACAGGTCTTGCAAGAGTCCTTAGAACAAATCGGCGAATTGTACGATTCTATAAAAGGTAAATAGTCCCAGAATGAAACTCAAACATATACTCTTCTTCTTATTTTTGGCCCAGATAGGGTTCACCCTTCTTATGAAATATTTCTCCTACGAAGGAGACAATTCCGCCGAACTACATACAAGAATTCTAAAGTATTTTACCGAAGAAGATATACAATCCGGAACCGAGTATGACAGAAGAGGCTTCTTCGTTTCTGTTCTTTCTTCCTTATTGGATTTCGCATTGGCTGGGATATTCGTTTTCACTCCTATCTCGGAAAGACTGGAGAATTATCTACAGAAAAAGACCAAGGAAAGATTCTATCTGGTAGTGACCTCTTTCTTTCTGGTCTTTTACTTAGTGGAATTTTTGGTTTCTCTTCCTTTCAGCTATTATTTCGGATTCGTTTTAGAGCATGAATTCCAATTTTCTAATATGACTCTGATGGATTGGGTCGTTCTAAAAAGTAAATCTTTCTCTCTGGGATTGGTTTTCGGAACGATAGGTATCCTGATCATTACCTTTGTGCTCAAGAATTTTCCAAGATTATGGAAATGGATGGTTCCGGCGATCTCTCTCGGATTCGGATTAATTGCTTCGGTCTTATTTCCGATCCTAATCACTCCTATCTTTTACGATTATCATCCGATCGAAGAGGGAAGTTTGAAAACAAAGATCCTCGCTCTCTGTGATCATGCTCAGATCAAAGTGGAAAATATCTACGTTATAGACGAAAGCCGTTACTCCGGACATACCAACGCATACTTTACAGGTTGGGGAGAGAATAAGAAGATCTTTTTATACGATACACTGATCAAGAATCATACGGAAGAAGAAGTTGTAAGTGTATTGGGTCATGAGATCGGTCACTGGGTTCATAATCACCAACTCATAGATATAGCGATCAGCACCTTTGAGGTATTGCTCTTGTGTTTTGCGATCGGATTCTTGTTCCAAAAAGCGAAGGGAGAAGGACTGCTTCCTTTGAAGGAATTTTATTCACCTTCTTCTTTGCCTTTCTTGTTCATGGTGCTCTCTATTATCGGCTCTTTCACTCAGCCTATCTCGAGCACGATTTCTCGTGTCTTCGAGGTAGAAGCAGACAGAGAGGCCCTAAATCTTACCCATGATAAGAAATCCTTTATCAGCACTGAGATCAAATTGGCAAAAGACAATAAGTCCAGATTGAATCCTCATAAATTCGAAGTGATCTATGAACATTCTCATCCGACTGCCTTGGAAAGAATAGAAATGGCAGAAAAATACTGATTTGAGCGCAGAGACTATAGTGACCGAATATTGGAAGGAAATCCATAAATTCTTCCTTTCAAAATAGCTCAGGTTTTTTCCAAGGATATTCTATCTGCAAAGCCACGAAAGCGGCCGTTCTAATATCATAAAGATCGGATATTTCTAAAAGGGTTCTGTTCAAAGCTATAACCGGCAAATCTCTATCCCAATTTTCTAATATACGATCCGCCTTCTTCTCTTTCTTATCGGGAAGGAATAAAAGCCCTCTTTTACTACGGACATTTGCATTCGAAATAGATAGGGCTGTGCTTTTATAAGTGCGAGAATAAGAATCCGCAACTAAGGCAAGACTGATCTCATCCATTCCTTCCGATATAGGTATCCCGATTTCATCCTGGGACCAAAATGCTAATAGATTCTTAGCTGCAGTCAGAATATGAGAAGAGCCCAAATAGAAATCTGCGCTTTTATGAGTAGGCTTCCAGTCTTTCGCTCCTAAAGAGGCTGCGACCTTCATGGCTTGTTTTTTGCCTGCAATCGCTTCTATCAAAGCAAGAGAAACGGGGATAGATGCAGTGACTCCTGTGGTAGTAATGATCTTTCGGTCTGAAACATACCTTCTATTTCGGATCCATTTTGTTTCTGGAAATTTCGTATCAAATTTAGGAAGAGAAAACCAATGACCTGTTGCCTGATGCCCTTGCAATAATCCTGCATTTGCGAGCACCCAAACTCCGTCACAGACTCCAAGAATGGTTGCGCCCTTTTCACTCTGCTTCTTTAACCAAAGAAGAATTTCCGGATTTTCTGAATTATGCATCGCAGGCACGATCACGTAGTCCGCGCCTTCCGGATAGAGAGAGTCGAAACTCTGCATCGTATTCTGGATCTCTATCGAAAGAGCAGGGAACATCTTCATCTTTCCGAATTGAGTTCCAAGAGCATATACGTCCGCTATATCTGCTTCTTTCAAAGTTCCATAAGGCACTACAAAATCGGTGAGCTCTGTATATTCATTATCTCCAACGACTGCGATCACAGGACGCTTTCTTCCGAAGCGAGAATGATATGCGGGGATCGGATCGGAACCTTCCACAGAACTAATATTCGAATTCGGAGAAGAGGAAGAAGTCCCCAGACAATTCCCTAAAAGAAAGAAACTACTTCCGGTAATTGTGAGAAGAAGAAAAGAGACTAGGATCCGTTTGACTGCGACAGATCTATTTTTGAGAAAACTCAGAATGCTTTGTTTCATGCATTCATTTTGCGATACTTTTGGAGAGGTGTCGTCCTTCCGGATACGGACGGACTGAAAAAATACTCTTCTCTAAAAAAATCTGGACATCGGATTTCAGAAAGGCTCTTTACTTCCCATGTATACCTTTCTTGCTTTTGGGGCCGGTTTGGCGTTCCTTCTAGGCCTGGCAGATCTGCTTTCCTTTTATGGAAAAAAGCCCAAGAAAGAAAGAGATGTATCCTCCAACTCAGAAGCGAAAAGCGTTCCTTCTAAACGAGAAGGACTCACCATCTCAATTTTATTCTTCTCAGTTTCCCTCGTGCAAATGCATCTCTACTTAGAATTATCCGAACAGCTTCGGGAGTTTCCTTGGTTTGCGGAGATCCATATTCCCGTCCTTTTTTTGATCGGCCCTCTTACTTATCTGTATTTTCAAAGACTTACCGGAGCAAAGGAAACGAAACTGAGTGGATTTCATTTTCTTCCTGCAGTGATTGCGTTTTTGATCCTTCTTCCTTTTTTGTTGCGAAGCTCCGAGTCAAAGCTCCGTTTTCTAAAAAATGAGGATCCGAGTGATGTATATTCTTGGGTCCTCCTTGCATTGCTTGTTTTTGCTACGATCCTGAATCTAGTGTATCCTTCTGCATTACTCCAAAGAGTTTGGCGTTGGAGATCCAATACGGACGAGGAAAATCGCAAATCCTTCTCTCCGATCCTCTGGCTATTCTCCGGCACATTATTTGTGATCGTTCTATTTGTAATTGCCCAGATCTTCTTTATGCCCTTGTTTCTTGTCGCAGCAAGCGGACTGACTCTGCTAGTCTCTGTGATCTTTCTAATCGGAGCTTATGATCCAGGTCTAATGGATTCCTTTCAAAAAAGCTCCAGAGAGGCGCGTTACAAAGAAAGTAGGATAGCAGGTCTGGATGTGGAAGCGTTGCTTCTTAGATTGGATGATTTAATGAGAGAAAAGAAACTCTATCTGGATGAGGATCTAACTTTGGGAAACTTATCCAAAGAATTGGAGCTGAGCACTCATCAACTCTCGGAGATCTTAAATTCCCGTTTGCAAAAAGGATTTAGAGAATATTTGGCGGACTTTAGGTTAGAAGAAGCCGCTAGAATCCTAAGAGAAGAACCGCAACGATCAGTGCTCTCTGCGGCTTATGGAGCAGGATTCAAATCCAAATCCGCATTTCATAAACTGTTTCAAGAAAAGTACGGTGCTTCTCCCACTTCCTTTCGCTCTTCTCAAAAGAATTAGAAGATTTGAGAATGATCACCATTCTCCCGTGTTCGACATACTCTTCCAAGGTTCTGCAATTTCTAAGGCTTTGCCCTTTTGCAATAATTCCACTGAGATCAGATCCGGAGAACGAATGAATGCCATTCTTCCATCTCTTGGAGGACGATTGATGATCACTCCTTTGGATTGTAAGTTAGCGCAAGTATCATAGATATTATCCACTTCGAAGGCCAAATGTCCGAAGTTCCTTCCGCTTGTATAAGCTCCGTCCTGATCCCAATTGTAAGTAAGCTCTATCTCTGGCATATTTTCTTTTGCTTCGGATAAAAACACGAGAGTATATCTTCCTTCTGGATGATCATGTCTTCTTGTTTCGATCAAACCTAGCTTATTACAGAAAAAATCTAAGGCCTTATCCAGATCTTTAACTCGAATCATTGCATGTAAGTATCTCATTCCTTAATCCTTTATGAGTATTCTTTGGGGAGAAGGGCCCGAAGAAAGCAAATTCCTTCCCTCCTGTAGGGAACAAGCTAAAGATAAATGGGGGAAAAAGAGAGGGGCTTGAAAATTTCCGCTATCTTGGATTTTTTGAAAAACCCCTAAAAAACCCGATTTTTAGCCCATTTTTGCATACCAGTGGGGCAGAATGCTTAATTATTGTGCTCAAAAAATAAGCATTTTTTGAATTTCGAATAGGAATAGTTATTGAAAAAAGGGCCTTACTTTTCGATAATTGCATTAATAAGAAGCAAAGATTTCTTTCGAACTTAAATAACGCTTCTTTTTTGTTCAATCTGAATGAATAAGAGCTGAGTTAGATTAGGTTTTGGAAAATTAAGCATTTCTAATTAAGATAATTGTTATACAGGGAAAGAGCGAGTTCGTTTAACAGAAAAAATTATTTTTTTCTTCTTATAAAATTTTTTTTGTTCCCTTTGCACATGCCGATAGGTCTTATGGATGTAAGCAAAAACAAGAATAGAAAACATAAAGAATAAACATTGAGGTTTCAGTTCCATGAAAGTTAACAAAATCACTTCACTTCTTCTCTTAGTAGGTTTCTTAGTAGGATCTTCCGCATTTGCAGTGTCTCAAGACACCGAAGATCGTCTGTTAGAGCAAGCTCTGGTTTCCGCTGCGGTTACTAAAGAGCAAAAAGTTGCTGTTGCGACTTACTTGAAAGCAATTGCTCAACAAAAAACCGAAAGAGCTGAGGAGTTAAGAGCTTTGGCTAAACGTTCTACTGGTGGAAAATTCCTCGCTAGTAACGCTCAGTCTGAGAAATTCTTGAAACAAGCAAGAGCACTGGAAGCAGAAGCTCAAAGAACTCAAGATTTCCTTAACAACCTATAATTCGTAGTCACAAATTTTCTTAAATCCATCGACTGCAGGGCGCCTTTTGGGCGCCTTTTTTTATTTGTTCGGGTTTATTCTTTCTTTAGGAATGCAGCTCATGGAGAAGCCTTCTATCATATAGCAGATCGCGTCTTTTGTTTCGCAACGTAGGGCATCGTTGTAAGTGACATTCTTGATATCCAATTCGATCCTTTCGCAGGCCATCTTTTCCTTTGTGGTCGATGTTTGAGAACTGTCTTGCCCTATGATAGAAGCCGCTCCTCCCGAGAGTATGCAAAGAGTTAGGATCATTATTTTTTTCATTTCACAGCTCCAAAGTTGCGGTTCGTTTGCAGAGCCTTACAGGTTTCCTGTCCCAGTCAACCGATTTGAAGAGATGCAGATCCAAGGAAAAATGATTGTGGAGAGGTGTTTTTCTTCTATTTTGCCCTGGTGAGTTTTACAGCACCTGGATCCTCGGTTCTAAAAACCAAGCAATGGCTCTTTTATCTTCTCTTGGCCTTGCCTCTTCTTTATCCGATCCTATTGAAGCCGAGTGAACAATTGTATTCGGATCATCTGGGAAAGTTCGTATTGGGCGAATCCGTGCTAAGGAATCACTTTCGCTCCGGGGATTTGGCTCTTCCTTCCAAATATCTGGACAGGCAGTCCAGGTTTTGTCCTACAGAATGCATTCGGATCGATGAAGAAGTAATCAGTCCGTTTCCGGCGGCCCTCGGTTATTTTTATGCTCTCATTCTTCCTTGGGGAGGAATAGAGGGGGTGTATATCGTAACTTCTCTTTTTGTTTTGGCCTCTCTCTTTCTTCTTTCTATCCTTTGGGAAAGGAGTCTGGCATTCTTAAGTATCCTTGTTTTATCTACTCCCTTCTTGGTGAACGGCTACTTCTTTCCTGATGTAGGAATTGCAGCCTTCTTATTTACGTTAGGCAGCTTTTTGTTCTTACGAGCCGATGAGAAAAGCTCTTCGATTCTATTTTTATTTGCGGGACTTGCCTCTGCATTTGCCGGTTGGTTCAGGATAGAAGCCTTGGCGTTTCCTGCCTCTTTTCTATTCTTTCTATTTTGGTTTCGATTCAGGATCCGTGAAGAAAGAAAAGGGATCTGGTTTTATTTATTCGGATATTTGGCAGGTGCATTTCTTTTATTAGGGATACAATATCTTCTCTATCATCATCCGATGGGACCTCGGTTTTCTTTTAACCAACCTACTATGTTTATCTCTCCGTTAAGAAAGGGAGAAATTTATCTAGGGCTTTTGATCGCGAATCCGAATCGGATCGGCTTCTTTGGGTATACTCCTATCTTTGCGATCGTTCTTTTGTTCTCCGGATATTTCTTGTTCTTTAAAACAAATTTCATACGAAATAGGGAAGGGGCGGATACTCTTTCAAAGAGAAATATATTCGTGATTTCTAATTTAGCTGCATTTGTGCTTTTAGTACTTTCTGCTCCGAACGACGGGATCATAGATTTCGGTTCTCGCTATTTGCATTTGAGTTTGCCAGGCTTTGTGGGAATGCTCTTAGTCTTCTCTGATTCGGTTTCTAATAGGTTCAAAAAAATACCGAAGATCTTCGGGATCCTTCTTCTTATATTCTCTACTTATATAACTTTTTCTTATACTCAGATCTTAAGTAGGTTCGGTAGAAAATCTACTAAGATGAATCAGGTCTATCTGGACCAAAAGCCTGATCTTGTTGTAGTGCAGGTGAGAACTCACGCGCAAATTTTGGGTAAGTACTTCTTCCAAACTCCATCCGTATGGTTGGTAAAGGAAGCGTGGGTCAAACTTTTCTTTTCAGAGAATGATCCGAATCAATTTTCTAAGATCTTGTTTATTCAGTCCAAGGCTGCCTTTCCTGCGAATTCTAAGCCGGAAGATCTTTTTCAAAAGAATTCTTATTATCAGGTTGCTCGGGAAATGTTGGGACCAAAATTCGAAAAGGATTTTGTAGAGAATAGAGAAGACGTATTGATCTTCACTATGAAGAGAAGAGATTAAGCGATGAAATAATTGAATTAGAATTCTTCGTCCGATTCTAATACCAATTCGCAAAGTTTGGTATAGAACTTGGATTGTAGTTCTCTTCTTTCTTTTACGATTCCTGCAAATGGAAGAAAGAGTTTCGACTTTAATCCATACAATCTTCCGTGAACTCCGTCTCCCTTTTTATAAGAAACTTTAGAATCTACGATAAATCGTAACGCCTTCTTTCCTATGAGTTGGGCCGATGCTAAGAACACTGATTCTGAATCGAACAATTCCACATAGAATTTAGGAATCATAGAGGCTGGTTTTCTAACGAATATTGCTGCGCTCATATTCTTCATTTTATCCATAAGACCCTTAAAACATGTATCGCAGGTTTTAAAATCACGTGTACTTGGTTACGATTTCGTAAAAAGAAAAATCCGGCCGTTAGGAATGGATTTCGGTCGGGGAATCAGTCCGATCCGTTTTTTGAGATTGCTCCCTTCTTTTATGAGGGAAAGAATGTCCGAGATGAATCCGAGTACTAAAAAGCTCCAAACCAAGTTGGCAGTGATACGACTCTTGCAAGAAAACAAACGCATGAGTCTAGAAGATCTTTCCAAATACTCCGGTATCGAGGATACAAAGGACCTCAAGAAGGAACTCGGAAAACTATACATGGTCGGATCTTATCCGTATACTCCTGATCAATTCATAGAGTTGGATTATGACGGCGATACCATAGCAATACGAATGCCTGTGGATTTGGAACAAGGACTTGTACTAAGTGTAAGAGAATGGGCTGCTATTCGAACTCTCTTTTTAGAAGAAGATGAAAAGGAAGTCAGTCCTTCTCGCAAAAAGATACTGAAATCTATATTAGAAAAAATTCATACGATCCTCCCTTCTGCGGGAGTTCCGAGTGATAACGATCTTAAAACCAGGATCCGAGAAGCGATCGAGTCCGGTAAATCTCTAGAAATGCAATACCAAGCAAATGGAGAAGCCGAGGCTGAGGAAAGAAAAGTGGATCCATGGGCTCTATTGAGTTTTAGGGAAGAATATCTGATCGGCTATTGCCATATTCGAAAGGCGCCTCGAACATTTCGTTTGGATTCCATTATCCAGCTTTCAGTTACAAACCAGGATTCTGTGCAAGTCCCTGACGCTGAAAGAAAAGAGGCAATTCTCAAATTAAAGAAATTTTTGGGGGAAACGGAGGCGGATTCTGAGACTGCGGAGATCTATCATACTGCCGAAGTGTATTTTAATCTTCATTCCCGCCTTCCGTTAGAAAGGACTTCGGAAAAGATCCAGATCAAAGGAGTTTGGTATCATCTATCCAAATCAAAGATCAGAAACGAAGAATGGTTTCTTTCTACTTTAAAAGGTTTCGGGCCGAATGTGATCTTGCACAGCCCACAAAATCTAAGAGAAAGAATGAGATCCTATTGGTCGGCTCAATCTTTGCTCGAAAGATAAAGTTAGCTTAAAGATTGACTCCTTGCTCTTGCTGCTTGATTAAGAAAATACTTTGTTATCTCCCGCTAAAATCAATCTAGGATTAGAAATCCCGTACAAGAGACCGGATGGATTTCATGAGATCCGAAGCGTATTCTTGCGATTGAATTGGGGAGATGATATTCGTATCGAACCCATCGATCCGGGCCGCTTTGAACTCGTCTCCGAGAATGAGATTATCTTGGAAAAGAGGCGTTTATACGATGAGGTCTCCGAGAAAGGAGATCTTTCCAAAAATATTTTATTCAAGACATTCAATAAGATCCGAGCTCATTACAGAGAACTTCCTGGTGTTAGGATCTATCTTACTAAAAAAATTCCTCCTGCAGCTGGACTGGGAGGAGGTTCTACCAATGCGGCTTCTCTTCTATCTTTCTATTTTGGATTAAGTCCCGAATTTCATTCGGACAATTTGCTTCGGCTCGCAGCAGAGATTGGGGCGGACGTTCCCTTCTTCTTATCAGAAGGCAACGCTCTTGTTTCTGGAAAGGGAGAAGTCATGAGAGAAATAGAAGTGCATTCCGGGCAGGGGATTCTCGCTCTCACTCCCCAAGTGCTCTCTACTGCGGAGATGTACGCAGGTCTCAAAAAGCCTTTACAAGCGGACCCACCCTCGAAAAAATGGATTTCTCTAGGCGAAGACATCGAATTTTCTTTAAAAGAAGGAAATTGGTCAGCCTTGAGAGGAAAGCTCGTAAACGACTTCGAGCCTCTGGCCTTCCAAAAGTTTCCAGAATTAGGGAAATTGAAAGAAAGTCTTTTGGCAAATGGAGCTAGTTATTCTTCCCTAACCGGTTCCGGATCTTGTATCTATGGACTCGTGCAAGGGTTGGAGATACGGGAGGAGCTGTTAGCCAAAATGCAGACAGAATTTCCCGACCTTACGTTTGTTAGCTTTAACTATTAAAGAAATTGAAACTGGGCCGTCGCCAAGTGGTAAGGCAGCGGTTTTTGGTACCGCCATTTCATAGGTTCGAATCCTATCGGCCCAGCCACTGTTATTTCACCGGATTACTGAATGGACGCCAAAAAGGAAGCAGTTGCCGTAGTATTAGCTGCGGGAAAGGGAACCCGCATGAAGACGGAGCTCCCCAAGGTGGCTGTTTCCTTAAATGGAAAGCCTCTCTTGAATCATGTAATCGATCATCTCCAACAAGGAGGGGTCGGTAATATAGTCGTAGTTGTAGGCTACAAAAAAGAAGAAGTCCAAGCTCTATGCTCCGATATTCCCGGAGTTCGTTTCGCCGAGCAAAATGAGCAGCTTGGTACAGCTCACGCAGTTTTATGTTCCGAATCCCTGGTCCAAGACCATAAAGGACCAATTCTTGTGGCTTGCGGAGATGTTCCCATGATCACGGGAGAAACCTTCCAATCCTTAGTATCCACTCATATCCAAAACGGCTTCTCTGCTACCTTGCTTTCTGCAAAGGTCGAAAATCCGACCGGTTACGGACGTATCGTACGTAACGCAGAAGGCGAAGTGATTGCAATCGTAGAAGAAAAGGATGCGAGTCCAGAACAGAAGAAGATAGATGAGATCAATACCGGGACCTATGTGTTCAGTTCCGAGGGTCTATTTGAGTCTCTCAAGAAGATTGGAAATAGCAACGCGCAGGGAGAATATTATCTTCCTGATCTAGTAGAGTTATATAAAAAAGAAGGAAAGAAATTGGGCGCAGTGGTTCTCAAAAATAGCGGCGAAAGTCAGGGAGTGAATTCTCCTACGGATTTGGAAAATCTAACTGCAATCCTAAAGAGCGAGGTCGCGGCAAAATGAGCAGCAATATCGCCGTTTTTTCCGGATCTTCGAATCGCACTGTTGCAAATGAGATCTGCCAAGAGCTCGGGATCGAGCCCGGCAAGATCAACCTTCGAAAATTCTCCGATGGAGAGATCGCAGTTAAGATAGAGGAGAATGTGAGAGGAAGGGATGTTTTCCTAATCCAATCTACTTCTGCTCCTGCGAACGATAATCTGATGGAATTGCTTTTGATCATGGACGCTCTCAGAAGAGCTTCTGCTAAAAGCATTTCTGTAGTGATGCCTTATTATGGATACGGACGCCAGGATAGAAAGGCGGAACCTAGAGTTCCTATTTCTGCGAGAGTGGTTGCCGACTTGGTAGAAGTTTTGGGGCCTGCAAGGGTCATCGTAATGGATCTTCATGCGGATCAGATCCAAGGCTTCTTTAAAGTGCCTGTGGACAATCTTCATTTTAGTCCAGTGCTTGTGGAGTATATCCTCAGCAAAAAGTTCGATGATCTAGTCATCGTTTCTCCTGATTCAGGCGGAGCAGAAAGAGCAAGATCCTTCGGCAAGAAGGTAAATGCTACGTTAGCTATCATTGATAAGAGAAGACCTAAGGCGAATGTCTCAGAGGTCATGAATGTGATCGGTGAGATCGAAGGTAAGAATTGCATTCTTCTGGATGATATGATCGACACTGCAGGAACCATCTGCAAGGCAGCGGATGCTCTTCTTAAGAACGGAGCTAAGTCTGTGTATTGCGCTGCTACTCACGGAGTTCTTTCCGGAGAGGCAGTAGATCGTTTGAACGCGACTCCATTTGTAGAAGTTGTATTATCGAATACGATAGAGATTCCGGAATCCAAGAGAATCTCTAAATTAAAGACTCTTTCCGTAGCGCCTTTATTTGCCGCTGCGATTCAGAGAATATCGACCAATCAATCGGTCAGTGATCTATTTATATAGGATACAAGGGTAAAAACCATGAGTTACAAAATTGCTGTTAAGAAAAGGACCGAAACCGGCAAGAACGTAAACAATCGTCTGCGCGCGTCCGGGCAAGTCCCAATTAATATTATCGGTGGCGGTATTGCTGCTTCCGGTTCCGTGAACGAGAAGGAATTGGAGAAAATCGTCCATTCTGGAATTCGTCAGTCCACTCTGATCGACCTAGATGTCGAAGGCGCTGGAGTCCAAAAGGCTTTCGTAAAAGAAATCCAAAGATTCCCTGAGATCGACAGAATCCGTCACGTTGATTTTTATAAAGTAGAGACCGGCAAGAAGATCATCACCAAGATCGGTATTCGTACTGAAGGGATCGCAAAAGGTTCCAAGGCCGGAGGTCAGTTTGATCATTTGATCCATGAGATCCGAG
Above is a window of Leptospira semungkisensis DNA encoding:
- a CDS encoding 4-(cytidine 5'-diphospho)-2-C-methyl-D-erythritol kinase is translated as MLSPAKINLGLEIPYKRPDGFHEIRSVFLRLNWGDDIRIEPIDPGRFELVSENEIILEKRRLYDEVSEKGDLSKNILFKTFNKIRAHYRELPGVRIYLTKKIPPAAGLGGGSTNAASLLSFYFGLSPEFHSDNLLRLAAEIGADVPFFLSEGNALVSGKGEVMREIEVHSGQGILALTPQVLSTAEMYAGLKKPLQADPPSKKWISLGEDIEFSLKEGNWSALRGKLVNDFEPLAFQKFPELGKLKESLLANGASYSSLTGSGSCIYGLVQGLEIREELLAKMQTEFPDLTFVSFNY
- a CDS encoding sugar phosphate nucleotidyltransferase gives rise to the protein MDAKKEAVAVVLAAGKGTRMKTELPKVAVSLNGKPLLNHVIDHLQQGGVGNIVVVVGYKKEEVQALCSDIPGVRFAEQNEQLGTAHAVLCSESLVQDHKGPILVACGDVPMITGETFQSLVSTHIQNGFSATLLSAKVENPTGYGRIVRNAEGEVIAIVEEKDASPEQKKIDEINTGTYVFSSEGLFESLKKIGNSNAQGEYYLPDLVELYKKEGKKLGAVVLKNSGESQGVNSPTDLENLTAILKSEVAAK
- a CDS encoding ribose-phosphate diphosphokinase encodes the protein MSSNIAVFSGSSNRTVANEICQELGIEPGKINLRKFSDGEIAVKIEENVRGRDVFLIQSTSAPANDNLMELLLIMDALRRASAKSISVVMPYYGYGRQDRKAEPRVPISARVVADLVEVLGPARVIVMDLHADQIQGFFKVPVDNLHFSPVLVEYILSKKFDDLVIVSPDSGGAERARSFGKKVNATLAIIDKRRPKANVSEVMNVIGEIEGKNCILLDDMIDTAGTICKAADALLKNGAKSVYCAATHGVLSGEAVDRLNATPFVEVVLSNTIEIPESKRISKLKTLSVAPLFAAAIQRISTNQSVSDLFI
- a CDS encoding 50S ribosomal protein L25/general stress protein Ctc, with amino-acid sequence MSYKIAVKKRTETGKNVNNRLRASGQVPINIIGGGIAASGSVNEKELEKIVHSGIRQSTLIDLDVEGAGVQKAFVKEIQRFPEIDRIRHVDFYKVETGKKIITKIGIRTEGIAKGSKAGGQFDHLIHEIRVKTVPEDLIESLVLDVSDLDVGDFIKVSNLKVPASWEIMVNGDPIVAAVLKTKALLAQERADAKEAAGDKKGGKKGK